In Raphanus sativus cultivar WK10039 chromosome 5, ASM80110v3, whole genome shotgun sequence, the following proteins share a genomic window:
- the LOC108858429 gene encoding protein DOWN-REGULATED IN DIF1 11-like — translation MKMKTLFVAFIIIATLVSYAYPSFGQKNVNDEPLVNPGPEMEALREISPASQDYNIYILENLPPKYVAYLTTCGDKMGSSGIGKCNEDVVKEILTNEPVSRECCLKVVRAGKECYIEFRKFVFRLYQLKRFASQVYFRTNEVWNRCSAEVEYPSSS, via the coding sequence ATGAAGATGAAGACACTTTTTGTGGCATTTATCATTATTGCCACTTTAGTATCATATGCGTATCCAAGTTTCGGCCAAAAAAATGTTAACGACGAACCATTGGTCAATCCCGGTCCCGAGATGGAAGCATTGAGGGAGATATCGCCGGCTTCACAGGATTACAATATTTATATCCTCGAGAACTTGCCACCAAAATACGTAGCATATCTCACAACTTGTGGGGACAAGATGGGGTCCAGTGGTATTGGGAAATGTAATGAAGATGTTGTTAAAGAGATTCTTACGAATGAACCTGTTTCGAGAGAGTGTTGTCTGAAGGTAGTAAGAGCTGGAAAAGAATGCTACATTGAGTTTAGAAAGTTCGTGTTTCGATTGTATCAACTTAAACGCTTTGCTTCTCAAGTTTATTTCAGAACCAATGAGGTTTGGAATAGATGTTCTGCTGAAGTTGAATATCCTTCGTCATCATAA